The proteins below are encoded in one region of Populus alba chromosome 2, ASM523922v2, whole genome shotgun sequence:
- the LOC118057724 gene encoding E3 ubiquitin-protein ligase At1g63170, which translates to MMHSANSSLTSPQSDAIDSSPLLARSIANHLLRSRRLLRRPPQLRGAAARILRRASSRRMMLREPSVRVRENAAEQLEERQSDWGYSKPVVVIDVLWSLAIVIIAVGVLGLSLEEKPRVPFRAWIVAYILLCSCHVVCVVVEYRKRRNLGLRESGILSSDSGDSLDFRTQQSENDGQNTSVAKRVESAMTTFSIIWWIIGFYWVTTAGRQNVAKDSPQLYWLCIAFLAADTFFVIICIAVACLIGIAVCCFLPCIIGILYAMADQEGATKEEIDRLLKYKFHRIGNCEKVNDESQESFGGMMTECDTDTPIERALSREDTECCICLSAYEDGSELRELPCGHHFHCMCIDKWLCINATCPLCKFDILKADSQSGSEEA; encoded by the exons CATCACCACAATCCGATGCCATAGACTCTTCACCACTCCTAGCCCGTTCAATTGCCAACCACCTCCTCCGGAGCCGCCGCCTGTTACGCCGTCCACCACAACTCCGTGGCGCTGCCGCCCGTATCCTCCGTCGGGCGAGCAGCCGCCGAATGATGCTCCGAGAACCCTCTGTTCGTGTTCGAGAAAACGCGGCAGAGCAGCTTGAAGAGAGGCAAAGTGACTGGGGTTACTCGAAGCCGGTAGTTGTTATTGATGTTTTGTGGAGTTTGGCGATTGTGATAATAGCTGTTGGTGTCCTGGGGTTAAGTTTGGAGGAGAAGCCAAGGGTGCCTTTCAGAGCGTGGATTGTTGCGTATATTTTGCTGTGTTCGTGTCATGTTGTCTGTGTTGTTGTTGAGTATAGAAAGAGAAGGAATTTGGGGTTAAGAGAGAGTGGGATTTTGAGTTCCGACTCAGGGGATTCGTTGGATTTCAGAACTCAACAAAGTGAAAATGATGGTCAAAATACTAG TGTTGCTAAGCGTGTGGAATCTGCAATGACTACGTTTTCAATTATTTGGTGGATTATTGGATTCTACTGGGTTACTACTGCTGGTCGCCAAAATGTGGCAAAGGATTCACCTCAGCTTTACTG GCTTTGTATTGCATTTCTTGCTGCTGACACGTTCTTTGTAATTATTTGCATTGCTGTTGCATGCCTCATTGGTATTGCTGTTTGCTGCTTCCTACCTTGTATAATCGGCATCTTATATGCTATGGCAgaccag GAAGGAGCGACTAAAGAAGAGATTGATCGATTACTAAAATACAAGTTTCACAGGATAGGGAATTGTGAGAAAGTTAATGATGAAAGTCAAGAGTCTTTTGGTGGGATGATGACTGAATGTGACACCGACACACCAATTGAACGTGCCCTTTCCCGTGAAGACACG GAGTGTTGCATTTGCCTTTCTGCCTATGAAGATGGAAGCGAGCTACGTGAACTTCCTTGCGGTCACCATTTCCACTGTATGTGCATAGACAAGTGGCTTTGCATCAATGCAACCTGCCCTCTCTGCAAGTTCGACATTCTAAAGGCTGACAGTCAAAGTGGCAGTGAAGAAGCATAG
- the LOC118057725 gene encoding BON1-associated protein 2 has product MDKGHKASRTLEITILSAENLTLDRKSVKKNAYVIARIDPINYGSTRADFEGGCNPSWNEKLTLDMPFQTPFVTLEVKCKTGSGERVVGTASLPISDISGDYTPESYLHFLSYRLRDSRGEKNGIINVSARVKVQVGSMSPAVTKNPMRNGCSSSWQQPTLGVPAGHQKSYYGGVVTGVPIWS; this is encoded by the coding sequence ATGGACAAGGGTCACAAGGCTTCTCGCACTCTAGAAATCACTATCTTATCAGCAGAAAACCTAACCCTCGATCGCAAATCCGTGAAGAAGAATGCTTACGTTATTGCTAGAATCGACCCTATAAACTATGGATCAACTAGAGCCGATTTTGAAGGAGGCTGTAACCCTTCATGGAACGAGAAGCTTACCCTAGACATGCCATTTCAGACTCCTTTTGTAACCCTTGAAGTGAAATGCAAGACTGGCTCAGGTGAGAGAGTTGTTGGCACAGCAAGCCTTCCAATTTCCGACATATCGGGTGATTATACACCGGAGAGTTACTTACATTTCTTGAGTTACCGGTTAAGGGATTCCAGAGGTGAGAAGAATGGTATTATTAATGTCTCGGCAAGAGTTAAGGTGCAGGTAGGGTCCATGAGTCCGGCAGTGACAAAGAATCCGATGAGGAATGGGTGTTCGTCGTCGTGGCAGCAGCCTACGCTGGGGGTGCCTGCTGGTCACCAGAAGAGCTATTACGGTGGAGTTGTGACCGGGGTTCCTATTtggagttaa